One Glycine max cultivar Williams 82 chromosome 4, Glycine_max_v4.0, whole genome shotgun sequence DNA segment encodes these proteins:
- the LOC121174716 gene encoding secreted RxLR effector protein 161-like, with protein sequence MNFSRPDIAYAVGKLSIYTHNPNKDHWEALVRLIRYLRGAIEYGIDYSGFLIILERYNDANWISDLDETKSIIGYVFTLGGGAVAWRSTKQSIIARSTMESEFIALELASSGVEWLKNFLAYY encoded by the coding sequence ATGAACTTTTCAAGACCAGACATTGCATACGCAGTAGGCAAACTAAGTATATATACTCATAATCCTAATAAAGACCATTGGGAAGCTCTTGTAAGACTTATTAGATACTTGAGAGGTGCCATAGAATATGGTATTGATTATAGTGGATTTCTCATTATACTAGAAAGGTACAATGATGCTAACTGGATCTCTGATTTAGATGAGACAAAGTCCATTATTGGTTATGTTTTCACACTTGGTGGTGGTGCGGTTGCATGGAGATCAACCAAACAATCCATAATTGCAAGATCAACCATGGAATCAGAGTTCATAGCTCTAGAGTTGGCTAGTAGTGGCGTTGAATGGTTGAAAAACTTCTTAGCCTACTATTAG